Genomic segment of Wolbachia endosymbiont (group A) of Longitarsus flavicornis:
TCTAAATCCGTCAATTTCCGCAGATATAAATTCACCTGGCGAAACATTTTCCACGTTCCAAGTATTTTTATTCACTACTTTCGCAACTGCTGCTGCTAATTCTCTCACAACCACCGAGTAATCCTCGACTGTTCCATCAACTACCACTCTCGCCTCAAATCTTGCTTTCAGGGCTAATTCTTCTGTTCCCGGATCTTTTCCTTGCTCTAAACTTGACAATTCTACAAATACCGCTGGCGCTACTATTTCCCTTCTTATCGTTGGATATACTTCACATGTCTTTATCGCTGGTATTTCTTTCTTCAACATCCTGCAAATTGCTTTGTGCAACTCAGTTAAAATCATACTTTTACAATATAGTTTAATTCACGCTCAAAATATTTCTCAAATATCCCTTCTGTTTCATAATTAACTAGCTCCTTTATTATTTTTGATGCTTCTGGCTCCAGTGCTAATTTTACCTCTTGTATTGGCAAAGCTGTTCTTCCTTCACGCCTAAAAACACCACTATTTCCTCTTGGCATTGTTGCCATAAATGCTACTATAAACTCATGTTTTCCTATTTTTGTACCTCTTTTTGTTTGTCTCATTTTACCCATTGATGAAGCTTTGATGTCATACAAGTTTGCTCTTATTAAAACCTCCAATCTACTTGTTCTTGCCTTAAAGATTCGCAACCTTTTTCTCATTATCGTTAATTTTATCTTCTTTTCCT
This window contains:
- a CDS encoding phage tail protein, translating into MRINIEVTGSIEKVMQSIDAERKKVEKATMRALNKTALWLKTQAAKEISEEKKIKLTIMRKRLRIFKARTSRLEVLIRANLYDIKASSMGKMRQTKRGTKIGKHEFIVAFMATMPRGNSGVFRREGRTALPIQEVKLALEPEASKIIKELVNYETEGIFEKYFERELNYIVKV